The genomic interval CCAATTTTCAATGTCATTTTCAACAATTTAAGTCAAATTTTAGAAATCTCCAATGCTTCTAATTTGAACTTGTACTAACATGTATAAGAATACCATCCAAGGCAAGTATTTTCTCCCTTTATTTGGGTAGGATTTGGACTAGTCATTCCCATATAGTATTAGATAGTTGAactaaaactttttttttcgatgataAGAGTGATGTATATTTTTCGCCATTTAGGTAAGGCCGTATaaaattaatgaaatattTTCGTGTACAATATCTCCTACTGACTAAAAGTTTGAATATAGATTAAAGATTATTAGTTGTGTACTTGTGTTCATAGTTTCCCAAGAAACTAGACATAGCTTGTGATTATAAGCTTCAAAACAACACCTTGAGGGTGAGATCAATGATGACTCCCTGTCTTGGAGTGATTAAGTATCCACTAACCCTGTCCTCTGACACAAGATGTATCCAAAATTCTGTCATAATGTTTGTCAAAAGCCTTATAATACTAAGATGATATACAAATGTTGGAACCCAACATTTTCTTGCAAGAAAAGTGTAAATATATTTAAGACACTCTTGAAGTCTTGATAAACCTCCTTGTCTTGACCAATGTCTCTTGTTCAAGGCAGAGGGTATACTTGTGAGGTAACAAACCATGGACCCGTTGGTGAATGAAATAACTACAAGTTTAGTTATCTTTTCTTGACATCATTCATTCAAAATAAAACGAGGTTGAAAATCAAAATTCGATATTTTAACTTCTACTCGTTGTTGAAACCCATCTTCGAGTAATACATTATCCTCTAATCATGCCCTTGTGGGCAATATATAGTATCCAAAATAAAGTCAGTGTTTGTCAAAACACTAGAAAAACTAAGATGATATACAGATGCTGAACTTAAAAGACATTTTCAAATTAGATGCAATAGTCAATCCCATACAATTATTTATGTAATCACATGGTTAGCAACTTGTCGGCAACAGCTACGATTATacataaaatttgataacCCCTTACTCCAAATTAAATACTTGTGGGGGTGGATAAAGCATTGCCAACTAAATTTGCTAAGAAATGACTTGCAATCCCCTAAGAACACCAAAAAATAGCTGATATTTTCTTCACAGATTCGGGCCTAAGGTATGATGTCCCATTCTTGCTGGAATTTTGTAACAGTTGCTGGTTTCTAAATAAATGGATTCTAACTCTACAGGCTCCATAATTGAAATGTCAATCAGTGAGCGTCTACCAGTGATTGCAGTTCCAATGATGTACTTAACTTTCTTGTATGATATTCCGTGCACTAAAATTCATCATCCCAACCACCAAAACCGACAACACCATCACTTTGATCAGGATTCATGGGACTATGAACTTCAGCAACAGCAGCTTCCTCGTGTTGAACTTCAGGTGCAACATCGGTCTCCATATCTTCTACTTTATCTAACTCAGGTTTTGACACTCCCTCCTATAAGCAAATAGTCATTTTAGTAATGTTAACATAGAACAAAGAAAAACGTATTATCTCTATAAAATGTTGCAACTTATGCTGGTAACAAGAGAATAACTTTGGATCAACTCTAGTTGcataacaacaacaatagtGCGACATGTATGATACTAAATGGAAACAATACTCATACTGATATTCAGGATTATGAATCCCACAAGAGATGTAGAAGTCCTAAATGGATGAATTTTGACTTCTCAAAGGTCATCTATCAAGGAATCTCTACGATTCATTGAAACAGGTACCAACATCCAACCCAACAACAATTCTGAAATGATTTAACAAGTATGACACATGTTACCTCCTGCTTGTGAATAAAGAAGGTATGCCTAACAGTATAAGTTACCAAGTACTCTTGAGCAGGTCTGGAAACAGACACCATGAAACATATTTATCCTCAAATTTTATTGCAACAGAATAGAAgaatgaaaacaaagaaaagacagAAAATGCATACATCGTTATCAAGAGTCAGCTCCACCTCCTGCTGGTCATTTGACTCCTCTGCATTAGACTCCTGCTTTTCTCGAGCAACTTTTTGCAGCTCGTTAATCACCATAACATATTTGGAATTATCTgcaaaaagaaatttaatcACACATAGAAGTATAACACAATCATGCGAGTGAAAGTATGGTTCTATGTCCACTTGATATGCTGAATATATTTGAAACTTTGGTTACTAACAGTGAGAGGTGATTGTTAGAATGAACAAACCAGAGACGAAATAGATAaataacaacaaaaacaatgGATGAATTTTGAAGCTCCTGCCATCATATATTGATGGTGAATACAAGAACTATATTGACATTTTGGAAGGATGAATGAGTATATTTGAGTTATTTAAAATAGCTTTCACTCATTACATTTACAGTCTGGGTGACTAAACTTATTcatttaaacaaaattatataatattgataagtaatatattttcttatccTCATCACACGGACTCGGATCTTCATCACACTATTAATATAAATCTGGAAAGGTGGTATGTACATGTGAGCAACCATTGAATCTGGTGTACAGTTCCTTTTCCCTTCCCAAAACAGGAACATAAACCATGCCATTGCTTGCCTGCTCTTTCACCCAACTGATGGGAGAAACGGCCACCAGCTATAACCAAAAGAAAGAGGACCTAAAAGAAAACGTGACAAGGAACAGAGAAAGTACAATGACACATGCAGGGAGAGAAAAAGGTAGAGAACAACTGATACAGGCAAGGGTAGTTCGACTTCCATCTAGGTTAGAACTATACTGGATTCATGCAAGATCTAGTGTGCAGTATTCAGAATCTGTCATATTCAGCAAACACTCAGCTGAATTGCAAATGGCGTTCTTGTAAAGTGATATAGCCCTCCTAGGTGTCTCAAGTACTAGCTTCAAACCAGGTAAGTCGAATAGCGGACAGTTTGAATGGAACAAGGGAAGAGGAAGGTTGTCCTCACCCCTtggttataaaaaaaaaaaaaaaaaggaatctGATATCAAATTTGCGGTCAAAATGTAGAGCTTCAAAGGCTCATTCTTCAAGTTTGTATGCAAATATTTATTGTTTGTAGAAAGACCATTCCCGAGCTCTATAAAATAAACTCTAAGATCGGACTAATCTGGACAGGAGATAGAAACGGTAAACCTAAAGGTAGCCAACTTAGCTCTAATTTCTAGAAGAGCACTTTCGGTTGTCAGATAAGATACATAGAAACAACCACTTTAGCTTAATGTAGTGCAAAAGCATAGAAGCTGTACAAGTTAGTTACCATATTTATCCTCCTCATCTCTTACCAATCTTCTGAGTTCTCTTTTTATTAGCAACTTTAAAAAGTGGTTACTATATTGCCTGGCCAAGAATGAATAGCATTATACTGCTGAAGAATGTATGAGTCAGACCTCAGAACATTATGACTACATTTTAGTTCTACAAAGAAAAATAGTAGGGAATCTGATGGAAAAGACAAAATAGAAGTGGTAGGAAAGAAAGGAAGAGACAAACAGTAATATAAAATCCAGGACTTCACCTTTGGAATGACGGCGAAAGGCTTCACTGACACGGAATGGATTTTGGCGATCTTCCTTCTTGAACTTCAACTTGATTTGATGGCGTGTTCGACCGGGAAAAAGTTGTGCAATCATACTAAAATCAGATCCAAACTGCTCAACGCCCTAAATCACATGTAAGGGCAAATTAAATTAGACCAACTAAAAAGTTGGTTTCCACTTTTGGTCAGAAAAGAATAACATTCAATAGCTCCAGAGAGGTATATCACCTCATAGAAGAGCTCGGTGTCTTGTTCAACCCATTTTGAAGGGCGTTCTTTGTTCATATAAGTCTGGTAATTGAAGCTAATGGAACTTGTACTAACGCCTTCCCTGTAACCTGCTTGATCTTCACCAGGGCTTCTGTCTTGTTCGAAACCAGAGTTCTCATCTTTGTTATGGGAAGGATCCTTCTGAAACTCATCGTAGGCACTGAACCAAAGGAGTTGGAACTTGTAATAAGAAATTACAATCAATGGATGACATAAATACTATGAGTAATAGTAGAACTTTTTTTAAGCAAATAACCTCTGTGTATGCATGGGCAACAGCAAAGAAGAATTTCATAATGAACCAACAGTTTTGGCACAAAATTTAAAGTCCTCGTGATACGAAGTTAAAATTGAATATCATCAGAATCCCCAGAAATTCCAACACCATCAATGTTGACACTATTTTAGAGAGAAATAACTCAAGTACCTTTGATTGGATGCAGGAGTTTTCAACTTGGCTGCCTCTTTGCTCTACAGGAATGAGCACACCATAACCAAGCAAAGAATCAGTATCAGTACTGGAAAATACAAAATAGCTACTACAAAATCTGGTGCAAGAAACATCATATTTCCCCATGAAAACATTTGGCCAGAAAGATTAGAAAAGCAATGTAGATATGGTAATGTACCGCTAAGCGCTCCCTATACTCTGTTAGCCGAATAAGATCCCTCAGAGACACTTTTTGAGGATCAATTTCATCCTCTGGGATCTCAAGCAAAGACTTGTTCACtgcaaaacaaaaggaaatcaAGAAGACATACATACAAATTTCCTATCTCATCACCGTAGACACCCAGATATTATGTTTACCAgatcttttatttttagaagTTGAATGGgagaactttttttttggttcttcCATTGATTCATCAAGTACTTTCTTGGTCCTTTTACCCTTTTTAACTGGTTTTTCATTTTCAGATGCAGGTTTCTTGGACTTTCTTGGTACTCTTTTTCCCCGTTCTGTATTATGCTCTCTATCTTCATTGCCAACCTTATCGTTAGAATCTTCAGCATTGAAGCTTTCCTCATTAATACAGTTCCCTGGTTCATCAACTTGTTGATGGGGTAATGGCTTCCTTGATTTCCTGGATGATGTCCCATCTTTTGCCTCCTCATAGGCTGCTGAACCTTTGCAATTCTGATGACAATTTGATGCTGCGGAAGCATTTACATTTCCACTCTCATGACCCTAAGAAATCCAGTAAACAACGTATCTGAGTGGCCGCAGTAAAATGAACATGAGCATTTAATTTTTGACTAAAGAAGAAACACATGACCGACTGTTATAGTCGGAAACAGTTACCCTCCCAAAAACATCCTCTGAATGGGCAGCACCCCCAACAACAGCCTCATCTAACTGAGTAGTTTCTGCAAGGCTTTCTGCATACGCTTGGAAAACGGGGTTTGGATTTGGGGAATTAGAATCTCCAAAAGTGGGAGATATGTGATTATGAACATCTCCTGGTGGAAAGGCAGAAAGTGAGCTCTCATCCACATCACATATTTCGAAATTTGCAGCCTGTGAGAGTGCAGTGGACTCAACTTCAGAGTGAGGTATGATTTGattctcttttccttttttgacTCTGAGCTTGGGTTGAAATTTTCCAGCACGGTGGAGTCCTAAATCAATCCGAGGCTTGAttcaacatactcaaaccACATATAGTAGTAAGAAAACAAAGCACAACTAATGGTGTACATACCAGTTGAAATGGGAGCGTCAGACACATCATCTAGAGTTCCAAACTCCTGAATGTAATCATAAACGATACTTTTTCATAAGAGAATCAACAAGACTCctctaaagaaaaaaacacacacacaccttTACCTTTGTTTCTAACCGGATTTTACCATCTTCGTTGGACATAGCAGCTTCTGTGCAGGATATAGGATCTTGGGTGGCAATATTATCAGATACAGTTTGAGCTTCAGCAACATCACATGCTAATAATGCTGAAGACTCCACGAAACCATCTGTCAGAGCACTAAACTTACCCTCATTGACTTTGTCAGGGGACTTTGTGGAAGAAGGCACTGCTGAACAAATAAACACCTCCCACAATCAACTGACAGTACTAATGCAACACTTTAAGTTGCAAAATTTTACAGTTTCAACAATTCACCTGTACCACTTGCAGTTTGGGAAACAATATTGTCAAGACAGTGCGATCCTGAGAATACATCTGCAttctgaaatatatatataaattaacacTTGAGTGAATggtaaagaaaaaacaaagcaTAATTATGACTTCATTCTTGAAACCATTTTTACCTCCCCAGCTGATTTTCCAATGACAGAGTTAGAACCGTCACTAACATTAGAAGTTGCAACGATAACTGATGGTTGCAGAGTATCTCCTGCAGCTGTTTCAGAGGGCTTGGTGGTTCCTTCACCATCAAAGGACGGGACACTAGAGCATAAATGCTCATTGTTTCCTGATGGCTCTAGGCTTCCTGAGATCTCTGACGACAAACCAACCGGATCTCTTGGATTAACCTCTCCAAGATCAGCACACGGAACTGTGTCCGACACAGTGGTAGATACTGTATTTGAATTTTCCACACCAACATTAGGGAGATCAGAAGCAGCTGCAGTGGATGCTACTTTCGTAGACTTAGGCTTTGCCTTAGGCCGAAATCTGCCAGCAACACGAACTGCACACAATACTAGTAATCAGTCATCCCTCTCTTGAGGAAAAACAAATGGCAAATCATGACAATTTCATCGAGTCATAAGTGAACAATGTACCAGGTCCAGTAGGCTCAAAGTCAAGATCATCCATGTTGAGTGACCTCTACTTGTATCCTGATTTCAAAAGGGACATCTAACAATCATAAAAGATAGTTCCAAACAATCAAACCAGTCCTAGAAGTTCCCCAGAAGCCAAATATTACCAAAAGTTTCTCTCTTTAACATTGAAACCTAAACTTATATCACCAAGTGTCAGATCATCTTTGTTCAAATCAACAAATGCCACAGAACATTGAACCATAATGCATATACATAATTTCCCatacataaaaaaaacagCTCGAAAGACAAGTTTGGTGAATTGATAAGAAACAGCACAGGGCAAATACTGAAGGGAGTAACCAAACCCAGAAGAACCCAAAGATAAAATTGGATCCTTTTTCGCGCCCAAACTATTGAAACCAGAAAAGATGAAAAATCGGAGGATAAAGGCATCCGATTAAGAGTGCGCAGTGCAatagagaatttgaaaagggTTTACCCGGAGAGTCCAATCCCGCCACCACACACGACTAGGGTTTCGGTAACTGATATGGGTTATAGACAAGCACTGTAATTATAAAGAAGACATGATGGTTCAGATGGTCTTGTGTTTCATaggaacaaaattagaaaggtCGCGTGCTTCGTTTCGAATCGCTGCTCGACCAAATAGCTAAgggttttcctttcaatcctTACGGAGTTAAATCTCTGTTTTGCCCTTGGGCCTAGCTCACTCAGTTCTGTTTTTTGTCAACAAGGTAAAACAAAACTAAGAAAATTGCCCGCggttaaatatgaataatgaGATAATTTCTGCTGGTTAAAAGCTTTTAT from Argentina anserina chromosome 2, drPotAnse1.1, whole genome shotgun sequence carries:
- the LOC126783876 gene encoding uncharacterized protein LOC126783876 isoform X2; its protein translation is MDDLDFEPTGPVRVAGRFRPKAKPKSTKVASTAAASDLPNVGVENSNTVSTTVSDTVPCADLGEVNPRDPVGLSSEISGSLEPSGNNEHLCSSVPSFDGEGTTKPSETAAGDTLQPSVIVATSNVSDGSNSVIGKSAGENADVFSGSHCLDNIVSQTASGTVPSSTKSPDKVNEGKFSALTDGFVESSALLACDVAEAQTVSDNIATQDPISCTEAAMSNEDGKIRLETKEFGTLDDVSDAPISTGLHRAGKFQPKLRVKKGKENQIIPHSEVESTALSQAANFEICDVDESSLSAFPPGDVHNHISPTFGDSNSPNPNPVFQAYAESLAETTQLDEAVVGGAAHSEDVFGRGHESGNVNASAASNCHQNCKGSAAYEEAKDGTSSRKSRKPLPHQQVDEPGNCINEESFNAEDSNDKVGNEDREHNTERGKRVPRKSKKPASENEKPVKKGKRTKKVLDESMEEPKKKFSHSTSKNKRSVNKSLLEIPEDEIDPQKVSLRDLIRLTEYRERLASKEAAKLKTPASNQSAYDEFQKDPSHNKDENSGFEQDRSPGEDQAGYREGVSTSSISFNYQTYMNKERPSKWVEQDTELFYEGVEQFGSDFSMIAQLFPGRTRHQIKLKFKKEDRQNPFRVSEAFRRHSKDNSKYVMVINELQKVAREKQESNAEESNDQQEVELTLDNDEGVSKPELDKVEDMETDVAPEVQHEEAAVAEVHSPMNPDQSDGVVGFGGWDDEF
- the LOC126783876 gene encoding uncharacterized protein LOC126783876 isoform X3; this translates as MDDLDFEPTGPVRVAGRFRPKAKPKSTKVASTAAASDLPNVGVENSNTVSTTVSDTVPCADLGEVNPRDPVGLSSEISGSLEPSGNNEHLCSSVPSFDGEGTTKPSETAAGDTLQPSVIVATSNVSDGSNSVIGKSAGENADVFSGSHCLDNIVSQTASAVPSSTKSPDKVNEGKFSALTDGFVESSALLACDVAEAQTVSDNIATQDPISCTEAAMSNEDGKIRLETKEFGTLDDVSDAPISTGLHRAGKFQPKLRVKKGKENQIIPHSEVESTALSQAANFEICDVDESSLSAFPPGDVHNHISPTFGDSNSPNPNPVFQAYAESLAETTQLDEAVVGGAAHSEDVFGRGHESGNVNASAASNCHQNCKGSAAYEEAKDGTSSRKSRKPLPHQQVDEPGNCINEESFNAEDSNDKVGNEDREHNTERGKRVPRKSKKPASENEKPVKKGKRTKKVLDESMEEPKKKFSHSTSKNKRSVNKSLLEIPEDEIDPQKVSLRDLIRLTEYRERLASKEAAKLKTPASNQSAYDEFQKDPSHNKDENSGFEQDRSPGEDQAGYREGVSTSSISFNYQTYMNKERPSKWVEQDTELFYEGVEQFGSDFSMIAQLFPGRTRHQIKLKFKKEDRQNPFRVSEAFRRHSKDNSKYVMVINELQKVAREKQESNAEESNDQQEVELTLDNDEGVSKPELDKVEDMETDVAPEVQHEEAAVAEVHSPMNPDQSDGVVGFGGWDDEF
- the LOC126783876 gene encoding uncharacterized protein LOC126783876 isoform X1, whose amino-acid sequence is MDDLDFEPTGPVRVAGRFRPKAKPKSTKVASTAAASDLPNVGVENSNTVSTTVSDTVPCADLGEVNPRDPVGLSSEISGSLEPSGNNEHLCSSVPSFDGEGTTKPSETAAGDTLQPSVIVATSNVSDGSNSVIGKSAGENADVFSGSHCLDNIVSQTASGTAVPSSTKSPDKVNEGKFSALTDGFVESSALLACDVAEAQTVSDNIATQDPISCTEAAMSNEDGKIRLETKEFGTLDDVSDAPISTGLHRAGKFQPKLRVKKGKENQIIPHSEVESTALSQAANFEICDVDESSLSAFPPGDVHNHISPTFGDSNSPNPNPVFQAYAESLAETTQLDEAVVGGAAHSEDVFGRGHESGNVNASAASNCHQNCKGSAAYEEAKDGTSSRKSRKPLPHQQVDEPGNCINEESFNAEDSNDKVGNEDREHNTERGKRVPRKSKKPASENEKPVKKGKRTKKVLDESMEEPKKKFSHSTSKNKRSVNKSLLEIPEDEIDPQKVSLRDLIRLTEYRERLASKEAAKLKTPASNQSAYDEFQKDPSHNKDENSGFEQDRSPGEDQAGYREGVSTSSISFNYQTYMNKERPSKWVEQDTELFYEGVEQFGSDFSMIAQLFPGRTRHQIKLKFKKEDRQNPFRVSEAFRRHSKDNSKYVMVINELQKVAREKQESNAEESNDQQEVELTLDNDEGVSKPELDKVEDMETDVAPEVQHEEAAVAEVHSPMNPDQSDGVVGFGGWDDEF